A single window of Nostoc sp. C052 DNA harbors:
- a CDS encoding Uma2 family endonuclease has protein sequence MVFAQTSPPDIITTRLTLDEYRAMEETNPERHEYRNGEVITMSGGSESHSAIASNFLITLGFICTFKSQISPEVLTDSLETDYIGFCCRFRGMTNNYRSNLWCRCR, from the coding sequence GTGGTCTTTGCTCAAACCAGTCCCCCAGATATAATAACAACTCGCCTGACGTTAGACGAGTATCGGGCTATGGAAGAAACAAACCCCGAACGCCATGAATACCGCAACGGAGAAGTTATTACTATGTCGGGAGGGTCAGAATCTCACAGTGCGATCGCCAGCAACTTCTTAATAACTCTAGGGTTCATCTGCACCTTTAAATCACAAATATCGCCAGAAGTTCTTACTGATAGTCTTGAGACTGACTACATTGGGTTCTGCTGTCGCTTTAGGGGCATGACCAACAACTACCGCAGCAACTTGTGGTGCAGATGTCGCTAA
- a CDS encoding calcium-binding protein, whose translation MSPEGNNLLSGDDGNDYLSSSGYDEYKAYHHFSSSGNNTLNGGIGDDTLRAEYSTGNNLLNGGDGNDYLSISGYYIDYEGFGDYDVTSGNNTLNGGAGDDTLRAEYSTGNNLLSGGDGNDSLYVSPSSPDTSPSYLITQTVDGGKGDDLLSIDYSNATGGITSTFNATTNIGSITAGTYRVNYKNIERLNISGTAYNDNIVGNNGNDTLSTGNGGNDTIDGGKGDDVLSIDYSNATGGITSTFNATTNIGSITAGTYRVNYKNIERLNITGTAYNDNIVGSNGNDTLSTGNGGNDTIDGGKGDDVLSIDYSSPTRGITSTFNATTNSGSITEGTYRVNYKNIERLNISSTAYNDNIVGSNGNDTLSTGNGGNDTIDGGKGDDLLSINYSPERVTSTFNATTNIGSITGAGYRVNYKNIERLNISGSPYNDNIVGSNGNDTLSTGNGGNDTIDGGNGNDYLTIISHTSGNNLLSGGDGNDTLSASSASGNNTLNGGNGNDYLTGGNGNDSLIGGAGVDTFAFNSFNEGLDTIYDFNATNEVIQISAANFGGGLSIGSLKANQFTIGTSPNTSTQRFIYNSTTGALFFDQDGSAGAFTKIQFAQLSTGLSLTNNSFVVV comes from the coding sequence GTGTCTCCAGAAGGTAATAACTTACTCTCTGGGGACGATGGCAATGATTATCTCTCCAGTTCTGGTTATGATGAGTATAAAGCGTACCATCATTTTAGCTCCTCAGGCAACAATACCCTCAACGGTGGCATTGGTGATGATACATTGCGTGCTGAGTATTCCACAGGCAATAACCTACTGAATGGAGGCGATGGCAATGATTATCTCTCCATCTCTGGCTATTATATCGATTACGAAGGTTTTGGTGATTATGATGTCACCTCAGGTAATAACACCCTCAATGGTGGTGCTGGTGATGATACATTGCGTGCTGAATATTCAACAGGCAACAACTTACTCTCTGGTGGCGATGGTAATGATTCCTTATATGTTAGCCCCTCATCCCCAGATACTTCCCCCTCTTATTTAATTACTCAAACGGTAGATGGGGGTAAGGGTGACGATTTATTGTCTATCGATTACAGCAATGCTACAGGAGGGATTACTTCGACATTCAATGCCACTACTAATATTGGCTCAATTACAGCAGGTACGTATCGGGTTAACTACAAGAATATTGAACGATTAAATATTTCAGGTACAGCTTACAATGACAACATTGTGGGCAATAATGGCAACGATACCCTCTCCACGGGGAATGGTGGCAATGATACGATAGATGGGGGTAAGGGTGACGATGTTTTGTCTATCGATTACAGCAATGCTACAGGAGGGATTACTTCGACATTCAATGCCACTACTAATATTGGCTCAATTACAGCAGGTACGTATCGGGTTAACTACAAGAATATTGAACGATTAAATATCACAGGTACAGCCTACAATGACAATATTGTGGGCAGCAATGGCAACGATACCCTCTCCACGGGGAATGGTGGCAATGATACGATAGATGGGGGTAAGGGTGACGATGTTTTGTCTATCGATTACAGCAGTCCTACAAGAGGCATTACTTCGACATTCAATGCCACTACTAATAGTGGCTCAATTACAGAAGGCACGTATCGGGTTAACTACAAGAATATCGAACGATTAAATATTTCAAGTACAGCCTACAATGACAACATTGTGGGCAGCAATGGCAACGATACCCTCTCCACGGGGAATGGTGGCAATGATACGATAGATGGGGGTAAGGGTGACGATTTATTGTCCATCAATTACTCCCCAGAAAGAGTTACTTCGACATTCAATGCCACTACTAATATTGGCTCAATTACAGGAGCTGGGTATCGGGTTAACTACAAGAATATCGAACGATTAAATATTTCAGGTTCACCATACAATGACAACATTGTGGGCAGCAATGGCAACGATACCCTCTCCACGGGGAATGGTGGCAATGATACGATAGATGGGGGTAATGGCAACGACTACTTAACTATTATTAGCCATACATCAGGAAATAATTTACTCTCTGGGGGCGATGGCAACGATACTCTTTCTGCATCTAGTGCCTCAGGCAATAACACACTCAACGGTGGCAACGGCAATGACTACCTCACAGGTGGCAACGGTAATGATAGTCTAATTGGAGGAGCTGGGGTTGATACCTTTGCTTTCAATAGTTTCAATGAAGGCTTAGACACTATTTATGACTTCAACGCCACGAATGAAGTGATTCAGATATCGGCTGCTAATTTTGGTGGTGGGTTATCCATTGGTTCGCTCAAAGCAAATCAGTTTACCATTGGAACATCTCCAAACACTAGCACTCAGCGATTTATCTATAACTCGACTACTGGTGCATTGTTCTTTGATCAGGATGGCAGCGCAGGGGCGTTTACTAAGATACAATTTGCACAACTATCTACTGGCTTGTCACTAACTAATAACAGTTTTGTGGTTGTTTAG
- a CDS encoding AAA family ATPase, whose product MKLSNLLSTLDSQIPIAALDVLSPDEATIIQWLTTEASNKLSSPVFFWNLGVSTLEQCLIAADGGLVFKPVAEYKKPPQADPLLYVFDYIANFSGHGVFILGDIHPFIAKNSPQLSWEILSKIKNLYHRLKPTDKRIVLLGQNIQLHESLVRLIPYCEVPLPSIDQILEHINSYLHDLQQSAREQELTFTVTLENAEFETLSRAALGLTLEEISDFLRLTVKENLTNDGVVVGADFIPKAVEYKTRLLSQMGIELGKPAITPFGGLDLLRDWLNRRRRLFTQEARSLSLPQPKGVLLAGPPGTGKSHCAKNIASILNLPLLQLDIASLLGSLVGESEGNVKRALKTAEAIAPCVLFIDEVEKALSGQGDTSGVSQRILGTLLTFMSECTAGVFIVATCNDPSALPSEFKRKGRFDEAFFVDLPTEPERVQILGIHLERFGIQVQLEYLEAIAASTAKFSGAELETLASEAALLAFDEDRPQQVTLADLETCRQTITPLAIQDAAAVERMQSWASTARRASSPVVAAKTQSLRAAKFRNMN is encoded by the coding sequence ATGAAACTCTCAAATCTCCTCTCCACGCTTGATTCACAAATTCCGATCGCAGCGCTTGATGTGCTGTCTCCTGATGAAGCAACGATTATTCAGTGGTTGACTACAGAGGCATCTAACAAGCTATCAAGTCCAGTATTTTTCTGGAATCTGGGAGTATCAACCTTAGAGCAATGTTTAATCGCAGCAGATGGGGGATTGGTGTTTAAGCCAGTTGCAGAGTATAAGAAACCACCACAGGCTGATCCATTGTTATATGTGTTTGATTACATTGCTAACTTTAGTGGTCATGGTGTATTTATCCTCGGAGATATTCACCCCTTTATTGCTAAGAATTCACCCCAATTGAGTTGGGAAATTTTAAGCAAGATTAAAAACCTTTACCACAGGTTAAAACCCACAGATAAACGCATTGTCTTGTTAGGTCAGAACATACAATTACACGAATCCCTAGTCAGATTGATTCCTTATTGTGAAGTCCCTTTACCTAGTATTGACCAAATACTTGAACATATCAATTCTTATTTGCATGACTTACAACAGTCTGCTAGGGAGCAGGAATTGACTTTTACTGTTACGCTTGAAAATGCTGAATTTGAAACTCTTTCTCGTGCAGCACTGGGTTTAACTTTAGAAGAAATTAGTGATTTCCTTCGGTTAACAGTCAAAGAAAACTTAACTAATGATGGTGTCGTCGTTGGCGCTGATTTTATCCCCAAAGCTGTCGAGTACAAAACTCGGCTACTCTCTCAAATGGGTATCGAGTTGGGTAAACCTGCGATAACCCCATTCGGCGGACTCGATTTACTGCGTGATTGGTTGAATCGTCGGCGGCGGCTGTTCACACAAGAGGCACGAAGTCTTAGCTTACCCCAACCCAAAGGGGTGTTACTAGCTGGCCCACCCGGAACGGGTAAAAGTCACTGCGCCAAAAACATTGCTAGTATACTCAATTTGCCACTTCTACAACTCGACATTGCGTCTCTTCTAGGTTCACTAGTTGGCGAATCCGAAGGTAATGTTAAACGCGCACTGAAAACAGCAGAAGCAATCGCACCTTGCGTCTTATTTATAGATGAAGTAGAAAAAGCACTTTCAGGTCAGGGCGATACTTCAGGTGTTAGTCAAAGGATTCTTGGAACTTTGCTTACGTTCATGAGTGAGTGTACTGCTGGGGTGTTTATAGTTGCAACCTGCAATGACCCATCAGCACTACCAAGTGAATTCAAGAGGAAGGGAAGATTTGATGAAGCTTTCTTTGTTGATCTTCCCACTGAACCAGAACGGGTACAGATTCTAGGGATTCACCTAGAGCGATTCGGTATTCAAGTACAGCTTGAATATCTCGAAGCGATCGCAGCTTCGACCGCAAAATTCTCCGGGGCAGAACTCGAAACCCTCGCTTCGGAAGCTGCTCTGCTGGCATTCGATGAGGATAGACCGCAGCAGGTAACGCTTGCTGACCTGGAAACCTGCCGTCAAACCATTACCCCGCTTGCGATTCAGGACGCTGCGGCAGTCGAGCGGATGCAGTCCTGGGCATCAACTGCACGACGGGCTAGTAGTCCTGTGGTTGCGGCGAAAACTCAATCTTTGCGTGCTGCTAAGTTTCGCAATATGAACTGA
- a CDS encoding DUF1257 domain-containing protein, protein MSHFSTVKTKLVNRECLVQALQDLKLNPQVHETAQSLKGYYGGSQGQSAEIIVSGRTIKARADIGFKWNQSSGVYDVIHDSYETVLKLGQDFFSNKLMLAYGQRMVRAKAAELQEKFGECAIAEETNGNVQTLRLTFAGHQEVQQYVRR, encoded by the coding sequence ATGTCACATTTCTCAACAGTTAAAACCAAGCTTGTTAACCGTGAATGTCTGGTACAAGCTTTACAAGATTTGAAACTGAATCCGCAAGTTCATGAAACAGCACAATCACTAAAAGGATACTACGGTGGCTCTCAAGGACAAAGCGCTGAAATCATCGTATCTGGTCGCACCATAAAAGCCCGTGCAGACATCGGGTTCAAATGGAATCAGTCAAGTGGTGTGTACGATGTAATACACGACAGCTACGAGACAGTTCTGAAGTTGGGACAAGACTTTTTCAGTAATAAACTAATGCTGGCTTATGGACAACGGATGGTTCGCGCTAAAGCCGCCGAGTTACAAGAAAAATTTGGTGAATGTGCGATCGCTGAAGAAACCAACGGGAACGTGCAAACTCTACGGCTGACTTTTGCTGGACATCAAGAAGTTCAACAATATGTAAGGAGATAA
- a CDS encoding methyltransferase, with protein MSTPSPGLFFNTVNAYQRSAAIKAAVELNVFTAISQGIESSQSLAQKCQTSERGMRMLCDYLVIIGFMTKEAEGYRLTSDSAMFLDRQSKFYMGDAIEFLLSPMITNGFNDLTAAVLKGGTAVSPQGTLSPEHPVWVQFAKAMSPMMANPAQLIAQLVNENKIEPLKVLDISASHGLFGIAIAQHNPNAEIFGLDWASVLEVAKENATIKGVGSRYHTIVGSAFEVDYGNDYDLVLLPNFLHHFDVATCEQLLRKIKTSLVVDGRVLVFEFIPNSDRITPPDAAAFSLVMLATTPSGDAYTFAEYESMFSNAGFSHCQLHSLPPTEQQVIVAYR; from the coding sequence ATGTCAACACCCTCACCTGGACTATTCTTCAATACAGTTAACGCTTACCAACGCAGCGCGGCAATTAAAGCCGCAGTTGAATTGAATGTTTTTACTGCCATCAGTCAAGGAATTGAGTCAAGTCAATCATTGGCACAAAAGTGTCAAACCTCGGAACGAGGTATGCGAATGTTGTGCGATTATTTGGTGATTATCGGCTTTATGACAAAGGAAGCAGAAGGCTATAGGCTCACTTCAGATTCAGCGATGTTCTTGGATCGGCAAAGCAAATTTTATATGGGAGATGCAATTGAATTTTTACTATCTCCAATGATAACTAACGGTTTCAATGACCTGACTGCTGCTGTCCTCAAGGGAGGAACTGCCGTATCGCCCCAAGGAACTTTATCGCCAGAACATCCAGTATGGGTGCAATTTGCAAAAGCTATGTCACCAATGATGGCAAACCCCGCACAATTAATCGCTCAGTTGGTGAATGAGAATAAAATAGAGCCTCTGAAAGTGTTAGATATTTCAGCAAGTCATGGCTTGTTTGGTATTGCAATTGCCCAACATAACCCGAATGCCGAAATTTTTGGTCTTGATTGGGCATCTGTTTTAGAGGTTGCTAAAGAAAACGCCACGATCAAAGGAGTAGGTTCGCGCTACCATACAATTGTCGGTAGCGCTTTTGAAGTAGATTACGGCAATGACTACGATCTAGTTTTACTGCCTAACTTCTTACATCATTTTGATGTAGCAACCTGTGAACAGCTACTGAGAAAGATCAAGACTTCGCTGGTTGTTGATGGAAGAGTTCTCGTTTTTGAGTTTATTCCTAACTCTGACCGCATTACGCCACCTGATGCTGCTGCTTTCAGCTTAGTCATGCTAGCAACAACCCCTAGTGGCGATGCCTATACATTTGCAGAGTACGAAAGTATGTTTAGCAATGCTGGTTTTTCCCATTGCCAACTTCATTCACTCCCACCTACTGAACAGCAAGTAATAGTTGCATATAGATGA
- a CDS encoding galactose oxidase-like domain-containing protein: MSGLGIDGNLNQQPEIYSSTFANGWNAFPRTSALPQYAQLFLLSNGNVFYSGAQMGGTSVAPRILTLPGTFTQSITEQVVPGLQFPDCGNQAASVLLPPAQDQKVMIIGGGNTTSSTEGNTSPNAAINRVNIALLNRPNPTYYASRNLHYARMHLSAVLLPDRTVFVCNGSQMNENTTQSMLPAEIYNPVTNSWTVVAKQNVPRVYHSIALLLPDGRVVTAGGNPQRTVDELRLEIYSPAYMSRSRPIIQSAPQALSYGLQFTIQTPQAANIQWVSLIKPMATTHSCDTEQRLVDVPINFRNATSLNVTLTNNRNIAPPGWYMLFISDNNGTPSVATWTQLS; this comes from the coding sequence GTGTCTGGGCTTGGTATAGATGGCAACCTCAACCAACAACCAGAAATTTATTCTTCGACATTTGCAAATGGTTGGAACGCTTTTCCAAGAACTAGCGCCTTACCGCAGTACGCACAGCTATTTCTACTAAGTAATGGGAACGTCTTTTATTCCGGTGCTCAAATGGGTGGCACTTCAGTGGCACCAAGGATATTAACCCTGCCAGGGACATTTACACAATCCATTACAGAACAAGTGGTGCCAGGGTTGCAATTCCCAGATTGTGGTAATCAAGCTGCCAGTGTGCTTTTACCACCTGCACAAGATCAAAAGGTGATGATTATAGGTGGGGGTAATACTACTTCTAGTACTGAGGGTAATACTAGTCCTAATGCGGCAATAAACAGGGTGAATATTGCCTTGCTAAATAGGCCCAACCCAACTTACTACGCATCAAGAAATTTACACTATGCTCGGATGCATCTGAGCGCAGTTTTATTACCTGATCGCACTGTGTTTGTTTGCAATGGTAGCCAAATGAATGAGAACACAACACAATCAATGCTGCCAGCAGAAATCTATAATCCCGTTACAAATAGCTGGACAGTAGTAGCTAAACAAAATGTCCCCCGCGTATATCACTCGATAGCCTTGCTCCTACCAGATGGTAGGGTAGTCACAGCTGGAGGGAACCCTCAACGGACTGTCGATGAACTGCGATTAGAAATCTACAGTCCTGCTTACATGTCGCGATCGCGACCAATTATTCAGAGTGCCCCTCAAGCATTGAGCTACGGGCTGCAATTTACAATTCAGACACCCCAAGCTGCGAATATTCAATGGGTTAGTCTGATTAAACCAATGGCAACCACTCATTCCTGCGATACAGAACAAAGGTTAGTGGATGTACCCATTAATTTTAGGAATGCCACTTCTCTCAATGTCACACTAACAAACAATCGAAACATCGCACCACCAGGCTGGTACATGCTTTTTATTAGTGATAACAATGGCACACCATCAGTAGCAACCTGGACGCAACTATCTTAG
- a CDS encoding DUF2997 domain-containing protein, whose product MERSVLIHFDSATGEVRVEAEGFEGLSCLSATQPFEEALGVVEGDRTFKDEAQTQQLRATNSNQTRLRQ is encoded by the coding sequence ATGGAACGTTCAGTTTTGATTCATTTTGACAGCGCTACAGGTGAAGTTCGAGTGGAAGCGGAGGGGTTCGAGGGGCTGAGTTGTTTATCGGCTACGCAACCATTTGAAGAAGCACTTGGAGTTGTGGAGGGCGATCGCACGTTTAAAGATGAAGCCCAAACCCAACAACTTCGGGCTACGAACAGTAATCAAACACGTTTGCGTCAGTAA
- a CDS encoding class I SAM-dependent methyltransferase, which yields MGNKLWNYLRYDKKDVNGWLQRVDAEIIGSILEFQDQQSIAGGCVEIGVHHGKSFIPLCMALRGDESALCIDIFDDQSKNLDFSGKGDFNSFQANLAKFHLDPLRIRVFKGSSEDVSHDYILQQVGPVRFFSVDGGHWNSIVQNDLRLAEKTLARDGVIALDDFCRAEWPDVTAGYALWREKTQSDIVPFAAGSNKLFLCRKDFAADYRAAIRTPFLVHYFSKSYRSENAEMDCYRVELIRQDETRIKSAFTLLLKIFCPDIFVALIARIRRNPN from the coding sequence ATGGGCAACAAACTCTGGAATTACCTTCGTTATGATAAGAAAGACGTAAATGGCTGGCTGCAACGAGTTGATGCCGAGATCATCGGTTCAATATTGGAATTTCAAGACCAACAAAGCATTGCAGGTGGGTGCGTAGAGATAGGCGTTCATCATGGCAAGTCATTCATTCCTTTGTGTATGGCACTGCGGGGTGATGAATCGGCGCTGTGTATCGACATCTTCGATGATCAGAGCAAAAATTTGGATTTTTCTGGAAAAGGGGACTTCAATTCATTTCAGGCAAACTTGGCTAAGTTTCATCTTGACCCCTTGCGAATTCGCGTATTCAAAGGCTCGTCGGAAGATGTCTCTCATGACTATATCCTTCAGCAAGTAGGTCCGGTGCGATTTTTCAGTGTGGACGGTGGACACTGGAACTCGATTGTACAGAATGACTTACGTTTGGCTGAAAAAACCTTGGCAAGGGACGGCGTAATCGCTCTGGATGATTTTTGTCGCGCTGAATGGCCTGACGTGACTGCCGGCTATGCGCTGTGGCGAGAAAAGACACAGTCCGACATTGTTCCTTTTGCGGCTGGTTCAAATAAGCTCTTTCTGTGCCGAAAAGATTTCGCTGCGGACTACCGTGCTGCGATCAGAACACCCTTTCTTGTCCATTATTTTAGCAAGAGCTACCGATCCGAAAACGCCGAAATGGATTGTTATCGCGTGGAGCTTATCCGGCAAGATGAGACGCGAATTAAAAGTGCTTTTACGCTCTTATTAAAAATATTTTGCCCGGATATATTCGTCGCTTTGATAGCCAGGATTCGTCGGAATCCGAATTGA
- a CDS encoding WGR domain-containing protein produces the protein MEIYLVFVDAIQNSNKFWAAIVEDGNLTVQWGRVGYKAQTKIHTLGNHQRAIAKFHNLVAEKKSKGYSESQPEIDASRSVADIRRAIQLLNIIRPSIANRIFHDGYINALNEYLKIVPTPLGMQIDYHRVYRTVEDIDYQRELLNSLLATSAPQVAAVVVGHAPKATAEPNVVSLKTISKNFWRYL, from the coding sequence ATGGAAATCTATTTAGTCTTTGTTGATGCTATCCAGAACAGCAATAAGTTCTGGGCGGCTATTGTTGAAGATGGTAACTTAACAGTGCAGTGGGGCAGAGTCGGTTATAAGGCGCAAACGAAAATCCACACATTAGGCAATCATCAAAGAGCCATTGCTAAATTTCATAATCTGGTAGCAGAAAAGAAATCCAAAGGTTACAGCGAAAGCCAGCCAGAGATTGATGCTAGTCGCAGTGTTGCAGACATTAGACGAGCTATTCAATTATTGAATATTATCCGTCCTTCTATTGCTAATAGAATTTTTCACGATGGCTATATTAACGCCCTAAATGAATATCTGAAAATAGTACCAACACCTTTAGGGATGCAAATTGACTACCACAGAGTTTACCGCACAGTAGAAGATATTGACTATCAGCGAGAGTTACTCAACTCTCTGTTAGCGACATCTGCACCACAAGTTGCTGCGGTAGTTGTTGGTCATGCCCCTAAAGCGACAGCAGAACCCAATGTAGTCAGTCTCAAGACTATCAGTAAGAACTTCTGGCGATATTTGTGA
- a CDS encoding right-handed parallel beta-helix repeat-containing protein translates to MSTFTVTNTNNSGAGSLRQAVLNANAMTGKDIINFGGPFTDGLAHTISLTGSGLSITDDLIIVGTNPSKLTIKDDTADRVFDIASGVISAINGLTITNTYNGSNGTPGGGGISNEGVLTLNNSIITGNTVYHNAINFYGNTTSAGGGIYNTGSLTVNYSNISNNSAGDVLSANGDGGGIYNTGSLTVNYSNITGNTTGYGGGVYSDQDLKTSIKSNSVSVNYSTISHNSSAGEGGGIYLHYGTLNHDTVTNNSASEEGGGIYLYDAQVNYSIITNNSVGSSGGGISLSQGTVNYSSISGNSAGDIGGGISGQGTVNYSSISGNWSPSGGGIVGIDGLTVNYGSITDNTADYGGGIYVTNGGGIVNHSIISGNTAKDAGGGIFYSGLISPDSDLGFNDHIVVIDSTLSNNQAGIGAAVYNDGNLTLAKSTISNNKAQSGGGIYNDGALILSNSTLSNNQAHFGGGIYNDGILTVGNSIIRHNKAFGIELSSGKFESGKGGGIYTSDSAGYPAPTLDYSTVACNFDTPEEDSNKFIKLDNIVGKFINIGSVVRV, encoded by the coding sequence ATGTCTACATTTACCGTCACTAATACGAACAACAGTGGTGCAGGTTCACTGCGGCAGGCAGTTCTAAATGCCAATGCCATGACAGGAAAAGATATCATCAATTTTGGTGGGCCGTTTACAGATGGGCTAGCTCATACCATCAGTTTGACTGGTAGTGGTTTGAGTATCACAGATGACTTGATAATTGTTGGTACAAATCCGAGCAAACTAACTATTAAGGATGATACTGCTGATCGTGTTTTTGACATTGCTAGTGGTGTAATATCTGCAATCAACGGGCTGACTATTACAAATACATATAATGGCTCCAATGGCACACCAGGGGGTGGTGGTATTTCCAATGAAGGTGTTCTTACCTTAAACAACAGCATAATCACTGGCAATACAGTATATCATAATGCAATAAACTTCTACGGAAACACCACCAGTGCGGGTGGTGGTATTTATAATACTGGCAGCCTCACAGTCAACTATAGTAACATTAGTAACAATTCGGCTGGTGATGTTTTATCTGCCAACGGTGATGGTGGTGGTATTTATAATACTGGCAGCCTCACAGTCAACTATAGTAACATCACTGGTAACACAACAGGTTATGGTGGTGGTGTCTATAGTGACCAGGATTTAAAAACTAGTATCAAGTCTAACTCAGTATCAGTGAATTACAGTACCATCAGTCACAATAGTTCGGCAGGTGAAGGGGGCGGTATCTATTTACATTATGGCACGCTCAATCACGACACCGTCACTAACAATTCGGCAAGTGAAGAAGGTGGCGGCATCTATTTATACGATGCTCAGGTGAATTACAGCATTATCACTAACAATTCGGTAGGTAGCAGCGGCGGTGGTATCTCATTAAGTCAAGGTACAGTAAATTACAGCAGTATCAGTGGCAATTCGGCGGGTGACATCGGCGGCGGTATATCAGGTCAAGGTACAGTAAATTACAGCAGTATCAGTGGCAATTGGTCCCCATCTGGCGGCGGCATTGTAGGCATTGATGGTTTGACAGTAAATTACGGCAGCATCACTGACAACACAGCAGATTATGGCGGTGGCATCTACGTAACTAATGGTGGTGGAATAGTAAATCACAGTATAATCAGTGGTAACACGGCTAAAGATGCGGGTGGAGGGATATTTTATAGCGGGCTTATTTCTCCAGATAGTGATCTGGGTTTTAATGATCATATAGTCGTGATTGATAGCACCCTTAGTAACAATCAAGCAGGCATTGGTGCTGCCGTTTACAATGATGGCAACTTAACATTAGCCAAAAGCACTATTAGTAACAATAAAGCACAGTCTGGCGGTGGTATTTACAATGATGGCGCTTTAATATTAAGCAACAGCACCCTCAGTAACAATCAAGCACACTTTGGCGGTGGCATTTACAATGATGGTATCTTAACAGTAGGCAACAGTATTATCAGGCACAATAAAGCTTTCGGAATCGAACTCAGTTCTGGTAAATTCGAGTCTGGCAAGGGTGGCGGGATTTACACCTCTGACTCTGCTGGCTATCCCGCTCCCACATTAGACTACAGTACCGTCGCTTGTAACTTTGACACACCCGAAGAGGATTCAAATAAGTTTATCAAGCTTGATAATATTGTAGGTAAATTCATTAACATTGGTTCAGTCGTGAGAGTTTAA
- a CDS encoding calcium-binding protein, which translates to MANIIGTDGNDTLYGTDSADTINGKAGNDNIIGGGGDDTLTGGGGKDIFVFEGGTDTITDFGGVGKGTNPTAAVIAEVDTIKFLNGETARNLLLTQNGKNLEITFQDIQEDLGFENSQVYFSDPILKVILQNFKLEDLDNLKASGTRPAIGNILFNGQTTITDSFNVLDANSTDTSIGIANTVTFLNNLDNNITGLDNSDDVINGQGGNDKIDGLSGNDLLRGGTGNDTLIGGIGNDTLVDDTGNNSLVGGIGNDILIVDSSTGYNTLNGGAGNDQLYARASEGNNLTIWRRWE; encoded by the coding sequence ATGGCAAATATCATTGGAACCGACGGGAATGATACTTTGTATGGGACTGACAGCGCTGACACAATTAACGGGAAAGCTGGGAATGATAACATCATAGGTGGTGGTGGCGACGATACCTTAACGGGTGGTGGTGGGAAGGATATATTTGTTTTCGAGGGTGGCACTGATACTATCACTGATTTTGGTGGTGTAGGTAAAGGTACAAATCCCACAGCAGCAGTTATTGCCGAAGTTGATACTATCAAATTCCTTAATGGGGAGACTGCGCGAAATCTGCTACTAACCCAGAATGGTAAGAATCTGGAAATAACCTTTCAAGATATACAAGAAGATTTAGGATTTGAAAATTCACAAGTATATTTTAGTGACCCGATTTTGAAAGTCATCTTGCAAAACTTCAAACTAGAAGATTTAGATAACTTGAAAGCTTCTGGTACAAGACCAGCCATTGGTAATATTCTGTTTAATGGGCAAACTACCATTACGGATAGCTTTAATGTTCTAGATGCCAATTCTACTGATACGAGCATCGGCATTGCAAACACAGTCACCTTTCTCAATAACCTGGACAATAACATTACAGGTTTAGACAACTCAGATGATGTGATTAATGGTCAGGGGGGTAACGACAAAATCGATGGCTTAAGTGGCAACGATCTTTTGAGGGGTGGTACAGGGAATGATACTCTCATTGGTGGCATCGGAAATGATACCCTTGTAGATGATACTGGTAATAACTCTCTTGTGGGTGGTATTGGCAACGATATTTTGATTGTTGACTCTTCAACAGGATACAACACCCTCAACGGTGGCGCTGGTAACGATCAATTGTACGCTCGAGCTTCAGAAGGCAATAACTTAACTATTTGGAGGCGATGGGAATGA